The following are from one region of the Siniperca chuatsi isolate FFG_IHB_CAS linkage group LG21, ASM2008510v1, whole genome shotgun sequence genome:
- the LOC122869180 gene encoding uncharacterized protein LOC122869180, translated as MHWLPLVAMVIASALPFPHNPVSRIAAATTEPGFDNRREHRHDPAARLAAPPVDYNFHGNASQTDYNMADALSQHTNRQNLQNRKDYVKSSVDEEISTFKVENQRPYQSNSNSGSDYKSSVSLDVPTEGGALRAQDISKDNSLPKDYKADSSSRQDYSSFLDFSKKDNLQDSTERLLQVSTTETHNAVSPAANLKGQRGPEPTVPLEKLRDAPTGSQWTLGAGRGLDEESLNLEAGLDPGTRLDKFLEGDEMFLDAHPRVLFSPSPSPPKNPPLLLMLETGLLEEDRDREEQEDMDGHIEGHGDRAIDRSTTLSWADSSRVTADVARPVKRDKRSHLIDRRRGEKSVCEAESVWVTDKTTAIDSHNQEVTILQEIQTQTGPLKQYFYETRCRQAEQLSNASRSKGASAAAKSMGTGVAGGGCLGVDKKQWVSECKAKQSYVRALTKDANNRTGWRWIRIDSSCVCVLLSRANQAVGREVLTGKGRG; from the coding sequence ATGCACTGGCTTCCcctggttgccatggtgattgCCTCGGCCCTGCCCTTTCCTCACAACCCTGTGTCCAGGATTGCTGCCGCGACGACAGAGCCTGGCTTTGACAACCGCAGAGAGCACCGTCATGACCCGGCTGCTCGCCTCGCAGCTCCCCCTGTGGACTACAACTTCCATGGAAATGCCTCACAAACTGACTACAATATGGCAGATGCTCTTAGCCAACACACCAACAGACAAAACCTCCAGAACCGTAAGGATTATGTGAAATCCTCCGTAGATGAAGAGATTTCCACGTTCAAAGTGGAGAATCAAAGACCCTACCAATCAAATAGCAACTCAGGCAGTGATTACAAAAGCAGTGTCAGTTTGGATGTTCCCACAGAAGGAGGAGCACTCAGGGCCCAGGATATTTCCAAGGATAATTCTCTACCAAAGGACTACaaagctgacagcagcagcaggcaagaTTACTCCAGTTTTTTGGACTTTTCCAAGAAGGACAATCTTCAGGACTCTACAGAAAGACTGTTGCAGGTTTCTACAACGGAAACCCATAATGCTGTCAGTCCTGCTGCTAATCTAAAGGGTCAAAGAGGACCAGAACCAACTGTTCCCTTGGAGAAACTGAGAGATGCACCTACAGGAAGCCAGTGGACACTGGGGGCTGGAAGAGGTCTGGACGAGGAGAGCTTGAACCTGGAGGCAGGGCTGGATCCGGGGACCAGGCTGGATAAGTTCTTAGAAGGAGACGAGATGTTTCTGGATGCACATCCACGAGTCCTGTTCTCACCCTCCCCGTCGCCTCCAAAAAACCCCCCTCTCCTGCTCATGTTAGAGACTGGCCTgctggaggaggacagggacagagaggagcaggaggacaTGGACGGACACATCGAGGGACACGGGGACCGCGCGATCGACAGGAGCACGACTTTGAGTTGGGCAGACTCTTCCAGAGTTACCGCTGATGTTGCCCGTCCGGTTAAAAGGGATAAACGCTCGCACTTGAttgacagaaggagaggggaaAAGTCGGTGTGCGAGGCGGAAAGTGTTTGGGTTACTGACAAGACGACTGCCATCGATTCCCACAACCAGGAGGTCACCATCTTGCAGGAAATCCAGACCCAGACAGGGCCACTCAAACAGTACTTTTATGAGACTCGCTGCCGCCAGGCCGAGCAGCTGAGCAATGCTAGCAGGTCAAAGGGTGCCAGTGCAGCAGCGAAATCTATGGGAACAGGCGTGGCCGGGGGCGGCTGCTTGGGCGTGGATAAAAAACAGTGGGTGAGTGAGTGCAAAGCCAAGCAGTCGTATGTCCGAGCGCTCACCAAAGACGCAAACAACAGAACCGGATGGAGGTGGATCCGAATCGACTCGTCCTGCGTCTGTGTGCTGCTGTCCAGAGCGAATCAGGCAGTGGGGAGGGAGGTCTTGACGGGGAAGGggagaggctga